TTTTGGGACCTGGGGCAATCGGTTCTGAAATCGGTCGTCTATTGCAGGCGTTTGGGGTAAAGACGATTGGGTGTAATCGCACAGGTCGAAGTGTGGATTCGATGGATGAGATCATTACTTTTAATGATTTATTGAACAAATTGCCTGTAGCCGATTTTGTCATATCGGTTTTGCCGAGTACGCCAGAGACGAAAGGGCTTTTAACTACTGAACACCTGGAGGCTATGAAGGACACTGCCGTGTTCATGAATTTCGGCCGCGGCGATGTCATTAATGAAGGTGTTCTTCTAAGAGCATTAAAAGAAAATGTGATTGGACATGCAGTTTTGGATGTATTTGAAACAGAGCCGTTACCGGAAAGTCATGAATTTTGGTCGCTTAGAAATTGTACCGTATCACCACATGTTTCCAGTAAGTCAGGAAAATATATCGAAAGATCACTTGTCGTATTTAAAAAGAACATGAAGATCTGGATTGAGAATGATAAGAACTTTATTAATGTAATCAATCCAAAATCGGGGTATTAAGAAAAGTGTAGGCATCGCTTTAGTTGACAAACACAGCCCTTTTTCAGTAAACTAATTGTAATGATTATAAAGTAAGAATCTCTATAGGATTGAGGTGCATAGCGATGTCTGATGTCACGTTAAAAGGCGCGCTGGACACGTTGAAAGAAAATGGAGTACGAATTACTCCGCAAAGACATGCCATTTTAGAATATCTCGTTACTTCTAAGTCGCATCCGACGGCCGATGAAATATATAAATCACTTGCAAATACCTTCCCAAATATGAGTGTTGCAACGGTTTACAACAATCTCCG
Above is a window of Sporosarcina sp. 6E9 DNA encoding:
- a CDS encoding D-2-hydroxyacid dehydrogenase; protein product: MEILFTFKIKEHDKLALIDEFPSASFHFNGSIEDEEVEKVDVIVTYGGNIDTTVLNRAKSLKWLMIASAGVEKMPLLEIAKRNILITNVRGIHKTPMAESVLAHMLALKRSIPEIYAIQETKKWANKFNSTELKGSTALILGPGAIGSEIGRLLQAFGVKTIGCNRTGRSVDSMDEIITFNDLLNKLPVADFVISVLPSTPETKGLLTTEHLEAMKDTAVFMNFGRGDVINEGVLLRALKENVIGHAVLDVFETEPLPESHEFWSLRNCTVSPHVSSKSGKYIERSLVVFKKNMKIWIENDKNFINVINPKSGY